The Apteryx mantelli isolate bAptMan1 chromosome Z, bAptMan1.hap1, whole genome shotgun sequence genome has a segment encoding these proteins:
- the SMAD4 gene encoding mothers against decapentaplegic homolog 4 isoform X1 translates to MDNMSITNTPTSNDACLSIVHSLMCHRQGGESETFAKRAIESLVKKLKEKKDELDSLITAITTNGAHPSKCVTIQRTLDGRLQVAGRKGFPHVIYARLWRWPDLHKNELKHVKYCQYAFDLKCDSVCVNPYHYERVVSPGIDLSGLTLQSSTPSSMLVKDEYVHDYEGQPSLSSAEGHSVQTIQHPPSNRASTEPYSTPAMLAPAEASTTSTTNFPNIPVASTNSTTTWTGSRTAAYTPTIPHHQNGHLQHHPPMHPGHYWPVHNELAFQPPISNHPAPEYWCSIAYFEMDVQVGETFKVPSSCPIVTVDGYVDPSGGDRFCLGQLSNVHRTEAIERARLHIGKGVQLECKGEGDVWVRCLSDHAVFVQSYYLDREAGRAPGDAVHKIYPSAYIKVFDLRQCHRQMQQQAATAQAAAAAQAAAVAGNIPGPGSVGGIAPAISLSAAAGIGVDDLRRLCILRMSFVKGWGPDYPRQSIKETPCWIEIHLHRALQLLDEVLHTMPIADPQPLD, encoded by the exons ATGGACAATATGTCTATTACTAACACGCCAACAAGTAATGATGCTTGTCTGAGCATTGTTCACAGCTTGATGTGCCATCGACAAGGTGGAGAGAGTGAAACTTTTGCAAAACGCGCAATTGAAAGTTTAGTTAAAaagctaaaggagaaaaaagatgaaTTGGATTCTTTGATTACAGCTATAACTACAAATGGAGCTCATCCTAGCAAGTGTGTTACAATACAGAGAACGCTGGATGGGAGGCTTCAG GTGGCTGGTCGCAAGGGATTCCCTCATGTGATTTACGCTCGTCTTTGGAGGTGGCCTGATCTTCATAAAAATGAACTCAAGCATGTTAAATATTGTCAGTATGCTTTTGACTTAAAATGTGACAGTGTCTGTGTAAATCCTTACCATTATGAGCGTGTAGTATCGCCTGGCATCG atCTCTCAGGACTGACACTACAGAGTTCTA CTCCATCAAGCATGTTGGTGAAAGATGAATACGTTCATGACTACGAGGGGCAGCCGTCCTTGTCGTCTGCTGAAGGCCATTCAGTCCAAACCATCCAGCATCCACCAAGTAACCGAGCATCTACAGAGCCTTACAGCACCCCGGCCATGTTAGCTCCTGCTGAGGCTAGCACTACCAGCACCACTAACTTTCCCAACATTCCTGTGGCTTCAACAA atAGTACTACAACTTGGACTGGAAGTCGAACGGCAGCCTACACACCTACCATACCTCACCACCAGAATGGCCATCTTCAGCATCATCCACCTATGCATCCTGGACATTACT gGCCAGTTCACAATGAACTTGCATTCCAGCCTCCTATATCAAATCATCCTG CTCCAGAATATTGGTGTTCAATCGCATACTTTGAAATGGATGTGCAAGTTGGGGAAACATTTAAGGTTCCTTCAAGCTGTCCCATTGTTACTGTTGACGGATACGTGGATCCTTCTGGAGGAGACCGGTTTTGCCTGGGCCAACTTTCCAACGTGCACAGAACAGAAGCCATCGAGAGAGCAAG GTTGCACATAGGTAAAGGGGTGCAGCTGGAGTGCAAAGGAGAAGGTGACGTGTGGGTTAGATGCCTCAGTGACCACGCGGTCTTCGTTCAGAGTTACTACCTGGATAGAGAAGCAGGGCGTGCGCCAGGCGATGCTGTTCACAAGATTTACCCAAGTGCATATATAAAG gtttttgatTTACGCCAATGTCACCGTCAGATGCAACAGCAGGCTGCCACTgcccaagctgctgctgctgctcaagcCGCAGCAGTAGCAGGGAACATCCCTGGACCAGGATCAGTAGGTGGAATAGCCCCAGCCATTA GTTTGTCAGCTGCTGCTGGAATTGGTGTAGATGACCTTCGCCGCTTGTGCATACTCAGGATGAGTTTTGTAAAAGGTTGGGGACCTGATTACCCAAGGCAGAGCATCAAGGAGACACCGTGCTGGATTGAAATTCACCTACACCGTGCCCTCCAGCTTCTAGATGAAGTACTTCATACCATGCCTATCGCAGACCCACAACCTTTAGACTGA
- the SMAD4 gene encoding mothers against decapentaplegic homolog 4 isoform X3 — translation MDNMSITNTPTSNDACLSIVHSLMCHRQGGESETFAKRAIESLVKKLKEKKDELDSLITAITTNGAHPSKCVTIQRTLDGRLQVAGRKGFPHVIYARLWRWPDLHKNELKHVKYCQYAFDLKCDSVCVNPYHYERVVSPGIDLSGLTLQSSTPSSMLVKDEYVHDYEGQPSLSSAEGHSVQTIQHPPSNRASTEPYSTPAMLAPAEASTTSTTNFPNIPVASTSQPPSILTGSHSDGLLQIASGPQPGAQQNGFTAQPATYRHNSTTTWTGSRTAAYTPTIPHHQNGHLQHHPPMHPGHYWPVHNELAFQPPISNHPAPEYWCSIAYFEMDVQVGETFKVPSSCPIVTVDGYVDPSGGDRFCLGQLSNVHRTEAIERARLHIGKGVQLECKGEGDVWVRCLSDHAVFVQSYYLDREAGRAPGDAVHKIYPSAYIKVFDLRQCHRQMQQQAATAQAAAAAQAAAVAGNIPGPGSVGGIAPAISLSAAAGIGVDDLRRLCILRMSFVKGWGPDYPRQSIKETPCWIEIHLHRALQLLDEVLHTMPIADPQPLD, via the exons ATGGACAATATGTCTATTACTAACACGCCAACAAGTAATGATGCTTGTCTGAGCATTGTTCACAGCTTGATGTGCCATCGACAAGGTGGAGAGAGTGAAACTTTTGCAAAACGCGCAATTGAAAGTTTAGTTAAAaagctaaaggagaaaaaagatgaaTTGGATTCTTTGATTACAGCTATAACTACAAATGGAGCTCATCCTAGCAAGTGTGTTACAATACAGAGAACGCTGGATGGGAGGCTTCAG GTGGCTGGTCGCAAGGGATTCCCTCATGTGATTTACGCTCGTCTTTGGAGGTGGCCTGATCTTCATAAAAATGAACTCAAGCATGTTAAATATTGTCAGTATGCTTTTGACTTAAAATGTGACAGTGTCTGTGTAAATCCTTACCATTATGAGCGTGTAGTATCGCCTGGCATCG atCTCTCAGGACTGACACTACAGAGTTCTA CTCCATCAAGCATGTTGGTGAAAGATGAATACGTTCATGACTACGAGGGGCAGCCGTCCTTGTCGTCTGCTGAAGGCCATTCAGTCCAAACCATCCAGCATCCACCAAGTAACCGAGCATCTACAGAGCCTTACAGCACCCCGGCCATGTTAGCTCCTGCTGAGGCTAGCACTACCAGCACCACTAACTTTCCCAACATTCCTGTGGCTTCAACAA GTCAACCTCCCAGTATATTGACAGGTAGCCATAGTGATGGACTCTTACAGATTGCTTCAGGGCCTCAGCCAGGAGCTCAGCAGAATGGGTTTACAGCTCAGCCAGCTACTTACCGTCACA atAGTACTACAACTTGGACTGGAAGTCGAACGGCAGCCTACACACCTACCATACCTCACCACCAGAATGGCCATCTTCAGCATCATCCACCTATGCATCCTGGACATTACT gGCCAGTTCACAATGAACTTGCATTCCAGCCTCCTATATCAAATCATCCTG CTCCAGAATATTGGTGTTCAATCGCATACTTTGAAATGGATGTGCAAGTTGGGGAAACATTTAAGGTTCCTTCAAGCTGTCCCATTGTTACTGTTGACGGATACGTGGATCCTTCTGGAGGAGACCGGTTTTGCCTGGGCCAACTTTCCAACGTGCACAGAACAGAAGCCATCGAGAGAGCAAG GTTGCACATAGGTAAAGGGGTGCAGCTGGAGTGCAAAGGAGAAGGTGACGTGTGGGTTAGATGCCTCAGTGACCACGCGGTCTTCGTTCAGAGTTACTACCTGGATAGAGAAGCAGGGCGTGCGCCAGGCGATGCTGTTCACAAGATTTACCCAAGTGCATATATAAAG gtttttgatTTACGCCAATGTCACCGTCAGATGCAACAGCAGGCTGCCACTgcccaagctgctgctgctgctcaagcCGCAGCAGTAGCAGGGAACATCCCTGGACCAGGATCAGTAGGTGGAATAGCCCCAGCCATTA GTTTGTCAGCTGCTGCTGGAATTGGTGTAGATGACCTTCGCCGCTTGTGCATACTCAGGATGAGTTTTGTAAAAGGTTGGGGACCTGATTACCCAAGGCAGAGCATCAAGGAGACACCGTGCTGGATTGAAATTCACCTACACCGTGCCCTCCAGCTTCTAGATGAAGTACTTCATACCATGCCTATCGCAGACCCACAACCTTTAGACTGA
- the ELAC1 gene encoding zinc phosphodiesterase ELAC protein 1 has translation MSMDITFLGTGSAYPSPTRGASALVLRREGEGWLFDCGEGTQTQFMKSHLKAGRITKIFITHLHGDHFFGLPGLLCTLSLQSSPDPNKPPVDIYGPLGLRNFVWRAMELSHSQLLFPYVVHELVPTRDQCPAEEFKELSCLDRDDVPSEEAQGRIVHLDPVENSYLLVDDEQFVVKAFRLFHRIPSFGFVVEEKPRTGKLNVQKLKEIGVQPGPLYGKLKNGITVVLENGITISPSDVLEDPIPGRKICILGDCSGVVGDAAMKLCYEADILIHEATLDDTQEEKAREHGHSTPKMASDFAKLCKVKKLVLTHFSQRYKPSAQIGEGDTDITELKRQAESVLDGQEVTLAEDFMTIEVPMKKQK, from the exons ATGTCCATGGATATAACTTTCCTTGGGACGGGCTCAGCGTACCCCTCTCCAACAAGAGGCGCGTCGGCACTAGTGCTTCgcagagaaggggaaggctgGCTCTTTGACTGCGGAGAGGGAACTCAAACGCAGTTCATGAAAAGCCATCTAAAAGCAG GTAGAATTACAAAGATTTTCATAACTCATCTTCATGGAGACCATTTTTTTGGACTTCCTGGCCTGCTGTGTACACTGAGCCTCCAAAGTAGCCCTGACCCAAACAAACCACCCGTTGATATTTATGGACCATTAGGACTACGAAACTTTGTGTGGAGGGCTATGGAGCTCTCCCACTCGCAGCTTCTGTTTCCTTACGTTGTTCATGAACTTGTACCGACACGAGACCAGTGCCCTGCAGAAGAGTTTAAAGAACTTTCTTGCCTGGACAGAGATGATGTACCTTCAGAGGAGGCACAAGGCAGAATCGTCCACCTGGATCCTGTAGAAAACTCTTACTTGCTGGTTGATGATGAGCAGTTCGTTGTGAAAGCATTCCGTCTCTTCCACCGCATTCCTTCGTTTGGCTTTGTAGTGGAAGAGAAGCCACGGACGGGTAAACTCAATGtacaaaaactgaaagaaattg GAGTTCAGCCAGGTCCTCTATATGGAAAACTGAAGAATGGTATTACAGTTGTGCTAGAAAATGGAATAACTATTTCTCCTTCAGATGTCTTAGAAGACCCTATTCCTGGaagaaaaatttgcattttagGAGACTGTTCAGGGGTGGTTGGAGATGCAGCCATGAAACTTTGCTATGAAGCAGATATATTGATTCATGAAGCCACATTGGATGATACACAAGAGGAGAAGGCCAGAGAGCATGGTCACAGCACTCCAAAAATGGCATCAGATTTTGCAAAATTGTGTAAAGTTAAGAAACTGGTTTTGACTCACTTCAGTCAACGATATAAACCAAGTGCTCAAATAGGCGAAGGAGATACTGACATAACAGAACTGAAGAGACAGGCAGAGTCAGTGTTAGATGGACAAGAAGTAACACTAGCTGAGGATTTTATGACAATAGAAGTtccaatgaaaaagcaaaaatag
- the SMAD4 gene encoding mothers against decapentaplegic homolog 4 isoform X2: MDNMSITNTPTSNDACLSIVHSLMCHRQGGESETFAKRAIESLVKKLKEKKDELDSLITAITTNGAHPSKCVTIQRTLDGRLQVAGRKGFPHVIYARLWRWPDLHKNELKHVKYYLSGLTLQSSTPSSMLVKDEYVHDYEGQPSLSSAEGHSVQTIQHPPSNRASTEPYSTPAMLAPAEASTTSTTNFPNIPVASTNSTTTWTGSRTAAYTPTIPHHQNGHLQHHPPMHPGHYWPVHNELAFQPPISNHPAPEYWCSIAYFEMDVQVGETFKVPSSCPIVTVDGYVDPSGGDRFCLGQLSNVHRTEAIERARLHIGKGVQLECKGEGDVWVRCLSDHAVFVQSYYLDREAGRAPGDAVHKIYPSAYIKVFDLRQCHRQMQQQAATAQAAAAAQAAAVAGNIPGPGSVGGIAPAISLSAAAGIGVDDLRRLCILRMSFVKGWGPDYPRQSIKETPCWIEIHLHRALQLLDEVLHTMPIADPQPLD, translated from the exons ATGGACAATATGTCTATTACTAACACGCCAACAAGTAATGATGCTTGTCTGAGCATTGTTCACAGCTTGATGTGCCATCGACAAGGTGGAGAGAGTGAAACTTTTGCAAAACGCGCAATTGAAAGTTTAGTTAAAaagctaaaggagaaaaaagatgaaTTGGATTCTTTGATTACAGCTATAACTACAAATGGAGCTCATCCTAGCAAGTGTGTTACAATACAGAGAACGCTGGATGGGAGGCTTCAG GTGGCTGGTCGCAAGGGATTCCCTCATGTGATTTACGCTCGTCTTTGGAGGTGGCCTGATCTTCATAAAAATGAACTCAAGCATGTTAAATATT atCTCTCAGGACTGACACTACAGAGTTCTA CTCCATCAAGCATGTTGGTGAAAGATGAATACGTTCATGACTACGAGGGGCAGCCGTCCTTGTCGTCTGCTGAAGGCCATTCAGTCCAAACCATCCAGCATCCACCAAGTAACCGAGCATCTACAGAGCCTTACAGCACCCCGGCCATGTTAGCTCCTGCTGAGGCTAGCACTACCAGCACCACTAACTTTCCCAACATTCCTGTGGCTTCAACAA atAGTACTACAACTTGGACTGGAAGTCGAACGGCAGCCTACACACCTACCATACCTCACCACCAGAATGGCCATCTTCAGCATCATCCACCTATGCATCCTGGACATTACT gGCCAGTTCACAATGAACTTGCATTCCAGCCTCCTATATCAAATCATCCTG CTCCAGAATATTGGTGTTCAATCGCATACTTTGAAATGGATGTGCAAGTTGGGGAAACATTTAAGGTTCCTTCAAGCTGTCCCATTGTTACTGTTGACGGATACGTGGATCCTTCTGGAGGAGACCGGTTTTGCCTGGGCCAACTTTCCAACGTGCACAGAACAGAAGCCATCGAGAGAGCAAG GTTGCACATAGGTAAAGGGGTGCAGCTGGAGTGCAAAGGAGAAGGTGACGTGTGGGTTAGATGCCTCAGTGACCACGCGGTCTTCGTTCAGAGTTACTACCTGGATAGAGAAGCAGGGCGTGCGCCAGGCGATGCTGTTCACAAGATTTACCCAAGTGCATATATAAAG gtttttgatTTACGCCAATGTCACCGTCAGATGCAACAGCAGGCTGCCACTgcccaagctgctgctgctgctcaagcCGCAGCAGTAGCAGGGAACATCCCTGGACCAGGATCAGTAGGTGGAATAGCCCCAGCCATTA GTTTGTCAGCTGCTGCTGGAATTGGTGTAGATGACCTTCGCCGCTTGTGCATACTCAGGATGAGTTTTGTAAAAGGTTGGGGACCTGATTACCCAAGGCAGAGCATCAAGGAGACACCGTGCTGGATTGAAATTCACCTACACCGTGCCCTCCAGCTTCTAGATGAAGTACTTCATACCATGCCTATCGCAGACCCACAACCTTTAGACTGA